The following are from one region of the Mycolicibacterium diernhoferi genome:
- the marP gene encoding acid resistance serine protease MarP, with amino-acid sequence MTSSQWLDLAILAVAFVAAVSGWRSGALGSLLSFVGVVLGAVAGVLLAPHVVGGIDGPRTKLFATLFLILALVVIGEIAGVVLGRAVRSAIRNPVLRAVDSLIGSALQLVTVLVAAWLLATPLTSQPTLAGAVRGSKVLSEVDALAPEWLKKVPTRLANLLDTSGLPAVLEPFSRTPVVAVDAPDATLAASPVVEATRGSVVKIRGVAPSCQKVLEGSGFVIAPNRVMSNAHVVAGAETVTVEVNGESYEASVVSYDPNQDISILAVPDLPSVPLLFDDYEAKPTTDAIVMGYPGGGDFTATPARVRETIELNGPDIYNSTTVNRTVYTIRGTVKQGNSGGPMVDKDGKVLGVVFGAAVDDADTGFVLTAQEVLPQRLKVGNTTPVPTGTCIGQPG; translated from the coding sequence ATGACATCGTCCCAGTGGCTCGACCTCGCCATTCTCGCCGTCGCCTTCGTGGCCGCGGTTTCCGGATGGCGCTCGGGTGCGCTCGGCTCGCTGCTGTCCTTCGTCGGCGTGGTGCTCGGCGCGGTGGCCGGTGTGCTGCTGGCCCCGCACGTGGTCGGCGGCATCGACGGCCCCCGCACCAAACTGTTCGCGACCCTGTTCCTCATCCTGGCCCTGGTGGTGATCGGCGAGATCGCCGGTGTCGTGCTGGGCCGCGCGGTGCGCAGCGCCATCCGTAATCCCGTTCTGCGGGCGGTCGACTCGCTCATCGGTTCGGCGCTGCAACTGGTCACGGTGCTGGTGGCGGCCTGGCTGCTGGCGACCCCGCTGACCAGTCAGCCGACGCTGGCCGGGGCGGTCCGTGGTTCCAAGGTGCTCAGCGAGGTCGACGCGCTCGCACCGGAATGGCTGAAGAAGGTCCCGACGCGACTGGCGAATCTGCTGGACACCTCCGGTCTGCCCGCCGTGCTGGAGCCCTTCAGCCGCACCCCGGTCGTCGCGGTGGACGCGCCCGATGCGACGCTGGCGGCGTCACCGGTCGTGGAGGCGACCCGCGGCAGCGTGGTGAAGATCCGCGGGGTCGCGCCGAGTTGCCAGAAGGTGCTGGAGGGCAGCGGTTTCGTCATCGCGCCGAACCGGGTGATGTCCAACGCGCACGTGGTGGCCGGGGCGGAGACCGTCACCGTCGAGGTCAACGGCGAGTCCTACGAGGCCAGCGTCGTGTCCTATGACCCGAACCAGGACATCTCCATCCTGGCCGTCCCGGACCTGCCGTCGGTGCCGTTGCTCTTCGACGACTACGAGGCCAAGCCGACCACCGACGCCATCGTGATGGGCTACCCGGGCGGCGGGGATTTCACCGCGACGCCGGCCCGGGTGCGCGAGACGATCGAGCTCAACGGCCCCGACATCTACAACTCCACGACCGTGAACCGCACCGTCTACACCATCAGAGGGACTGTCAAACAAGGCAATTCCGGCGGCCCGATGGTCGACAAGGATGGCAAGGTGCTCGGCGTGGTGTTCGGTGCCGCCGTCGACGACGCGGACACCGGGTTCGTGCTCACCGCCCAAGAAGTGCTGCCACAGCGGCTCAAGGTCGGTAACACCACGCCGGTGCCCACCGGCACCTGCATCGGTCAGCCTGGATAG
- a CDS encoding NUDIX hydrolase: MADLTPLAAPDWLRPLVDNVASVPDAYRRRVPADVLASISAANESATRAGTKRDAAVLVLFSGPVDGPAGGPPPATDLLVTVRASTLRNHSGQAAFPGGVSDPEDDGPVSTALREAREETGVDTDRLVPLAVLDRMFIPPTGFHVVPVLAYSPDPGPVRVVDPAEAAIVARVPLRAFINPENRLMVYREANTSRFAGPAFLLNQMLVWGFTGQVISAMLDVAGWAQPWDTDDVRELNEAMALVGGASQYGEAQQ; this comes from the coding sequence TTGGCTGACCTCACCCCTCTGGCTGCGCCTGACTGGTTGCGGCCCCTGGTCGACAATGTGGCCTCGGTGCCCGACGCCTACCGCCGCCGGGTGCCGGCCGATGTTCTGGCTTCGATCAGCGCCGCCAACGAATCGGCCACCCGCGCGGGCACCAAACGCGACGCCGCGGTGCTGGTGCTGTTCTCCGGCCCGGTCGACGGACCCGCGGGCGGGCCGCCGCCGGCGACCGATCTGCTGGTCACGGTGCGTGCCTCCACATTGCGAAATCATTCGGGTCAGGCGGCGTTCCCGGGCGGGGTGTCGGACCCGGAGGATGACGGCCCGGTGTCCACCGCGCTGCGCGAGGCCCGTGAGGAGACCGGCGTCGACACCGACCGGCTGGTCCCGCTGGCGGTGCTGGACCGGATGTTCATCCCGCCGACCGGTTTTCATGTGGTGCCGGTGCTGGCCTACTCGCCGGATCCCGGCCCCGTCCGGGTGGTCGATCCGGCCGAGGCGGCGATCGTCGCGCGGGTTCCGCTGCGCGCCTTCATCAATCCGGAGAACCGGTTGATGGTGTACCGCGAGGCCAACACCAGCCGGTTCGCCGGCCCGGCGTTCCTGCTCAACCAGATGCTGGTGTGGGGGTTCACCGGGCAGGTGATCTCGGCGATGCTGGACGTCGCCGGGTGGGCGCAGCCCTGGGACACCGACGACGTGCGCGAGTTGAACGAGGCAATGGCGCTGGTTGGTGGCGCCAGCCAGTACGGTGAGGCCCAACAATGA
- a CDS encoding TlpA family protein disulfide reductase produces MSRSARWTAAVLIILVALGYALLRELDTGSPQSVDPGSPAARDHRDADTPEALAEPRARADLAPCPAGGTAPGPTSLRGISLECAGDGTMVDLAPALAGRPVVLNLWAYWCGPCADELPALAEYQRRMGDRVTVLTVHQDENETAGLLRLAELGVRLPTLQDGRRLVAAALKVPNVMPATVVLASDGSVAEILPRPFTDADEIAAAVNSSIGVPVG; encoded by the coding sequence TGGTGGCGCTCGGCTACGCACTCCTGCGCGAGCTCGACACCGGGTCCCCGCAATCGGTCGATCCGGGATCCCCGGCCGCCCGCGACCACCGGGACGCCGACACCCCGGAGGCTCTGGCCGAGCCCCGTGCCCGCGCCGACCTGGCACCGTGCCCGGCCGGCGGCACCGCGCCCGGTCCGACCTCGCTGCGCGGGATCAGTCTGGAATGCGCGGGGGACGGCACCATGGTGGATCTCGCTCCGGCGCTGGCCGGCCGGCCCGTGGTGCTCAACCTGTGGGCCTACTGGTGTGGACCGTGCGCGGATGAACTGCCGGCACTGGCCGAGTACCAGCGGCGGATGGGCGATCGGGTCACCGTGCTGACCGTGCACCAGGACGAGAACGAAACGGCGGGTCTGCTCAGACTCGCCGAGCTGGGGGTGCGGTTGCCGACCCTGCAGGACGGGCGCCGCCTGGTCGCGGCCGCGCTCAAGGTTCCGAACGTGATGCCTGCAACGGTGGTTCTGGCGTCGGACGGTAGCGTGGCCGAAATCCTGCCGCGACCGTTCACCGACGCCGATGAGATCGCCGCGGCGGTGAATTCTTCGATAGGAGTGCCGGTTGGCTGA